Below is a window of Perca flavescens isolate YP-PL-M2 chromosome 12, PFLA_1.0, whole genome shotgun sequence DNA.
aatccgatgaaaaaaaagaaagaaaactatGTGAACAGGAATGTGTGAAAGCCTGATAAAACCTCCCTCTTTTTCTTGCTTGCAAACTCACCATGGCCACCCTGTCCAGTTATTGAATGTCCCCTCCCCTTCAAATATGTGCCAGGTTACAGATGGGTGTGGGCGACATGTGGTGGAGTGAGAAAGTTGATAAGCCACATTTACTGCAGAGTGGTGAGCAAACAAGATggattttttgtattattattattaaagtgcAAGCTCTGTTGAAAAGTAGTAACAATAATACTTTCTCTGACACTAAGGCACAGACAGGAGTTCAGCTGGACCGAGAAACCTTCTCTTGTTCAATATGTCTGGATCTACTGAAGGATCCGGTGACTACTTCCTGTGGACACAGCTACTGCATGAACAGTATTAAAGCTCACTGGGATGgagaagatgaaaagaaaatctacaGCTGTCCTTAGTGTAGAAAGACTTTCACACCAAGGCCTGTCCTgctgaaaaacaccatgttagCAGATGTAGTGGAGCAACTGAAGAAGACTGGACTCCAAGCGGCTCCTGCTGATCACTGCTATGCTGGAGCTgaagatgtggcctgtgatgtcTGCTCTGGGAGAAAACTGAAAGCCCTCAAGTCCTGTCTGGTGTGTCTGGTCTCTTACTGTGATCAACACCTctgagaaattcttacacaagagctttaaacaaaacaattacCAGATGTGctacaaaaacaaatgaaacagaAAAACCTGTTATATCTCTTTATTTGTGCCAACGAGGAAGAACAGTAAAACATCAGGATGGGGCTGTCCCCCGGAAAACTGATTGAATGTTACCATTGTTCATGTCAACTGAGAACAATGTTAATGAGTTGTGCATATTATTTTCTCTTACATTTTGTCATACTGTTGCTATTGTAGGACTTAACACTTCCTGCATGTTTCAAAACATTCCTCTTAATGGAATGAACCACAACCTGATCAACCCGGCCTTTTCTTCCAGCTCCAAAACACAGCTCCACTGATTATTAATCTCTGTCCGCAGGTGGTTTACCAGGAAAACTTATGGAACTTATGGCCAAGCATGGTTTTCCATTGTCACCAGTGCTTGAATTGGACTAAAAAAGGTGCCAGTGACTTGTTACAGCAATCTTGTAAGGCTTTCGCCAATCTCACAGTCGAATCTTCACACTGTCTGAAAATGTGGTTATTAAACAAAGGATCATTCCATTTGTGGGGGTTGCTGAATGTCTGACTTTACATAGAATTGTTTGCtttgtcccaaaaaaaaaatcaggtttTATAGCCTATTTTGATATAAATATCAGCCAATTAATAAtactgttaataacaattactcATGTGGACAAACACAAGAAGAAACAACCCTGTATCTGACAACCCTGTATCTGTCGAAATGCTCCTTTTTCTGGAATGAAGGTAGCAAAGCATGTAAAACCTTCCTTCTTTGTGCCTGATCTGAAACACAGCAAGCTCTAATTAgtctaaatatttatttattccctCCCCTTCCCAGATTTGCAGTTTTTAAGATGGGTGAAGTCAGAATGTGGTTTAGTGAGAGAGCTGGCAGGCTACATTCACTGCAGCTTTGCAACTATGAAGGAAGCAGAATAGAGTTTGTTCCTGGGTACAACGTTTGACAATTTTTGTGAAACTGACATTAGCTGCCAGGGAGGTACAATGGCGCAGAAAGGAGTTAGTCTGGACAGGGAAACTATTTCTtgttccatctgtctggatttactgaAGGATCCCGTGACTACTTCCTGTGGACACAGCTACTGCATGGACTGTATTCAACGCCACTGGAATGAAGAGTATGAGAAGAAAATCTACAGCTGTCCTCAGTGTAGAGAGACTTTCACACCGAGGCCTGTCCTgctgaaaaacaccatgttatcagatttagtggaggagctgaagaagactggactccaagctgctcctgctgatcactgctatgctggagctgaagatgtggcctgtgatgtcTGCACTGGGAGAAAACTGAAAGCCCTCAAGTCCTGTCTGGTGTGTCTGGTCTCTTACTGTGAGAAACACCTCCAGCCTCATTATAACTCCTCTGCGTTTGAGAAACACAAGCTGGTGGAGCCCTCCAAGAAGCTCCATGAGAACATCTGCTCTCGTcatgatgaggtgatgaagatgTTCTGTCGTACTGATCAGCAGTGTATCTGTTATCTCTGCCCTGTGGATGAACATAAAGGTCACGACACagtctcagctgcagcagaaaggactgagaggcagaaagagCTCGAGGGGAGTCGACAAAACATCCAGCAGAgaatccaggacagagagaaagatgtgaagctgcttcaaCAGGAGGTGGAGGCCATCAATCGCTCTGCTGATAAAGCAGTGGAGGACAGTAAGAAGATTTTCACTGAGCTGATCCGTCTCCTGGAAAAAAGATGCTCTGATGTggagcagcaggtcagattccaGCAGAAAAGTGAAGTGAGTCGAGTCAAAGAGGTTCAGGAGAAGCTAGAGCAGGAGATCACTGAGCTCAAGAGGGAAGACGCTGAGATGAAGAAGCTCTCAGACACAGAGGATCACACCCAGTTTCTACAAAATTACTCCTCACCTACATGTCTCAGTGGACCTATATATTTTCCTGCAATCAACCCCTTTTGTCTGCAGCACTTTGATAAAGTGCAAATTGCTGTTTCAGACACCAGAGATGAACTACAGAACGTCTTGAATGAGGAATGGACAAAAGTCTCACTGGCAGTGACTGAAGTGGATGGTTTACTGTCACAGGACCCCAAGACCAGAGCTGATTTCTTACAATATTCACAACAAATCACACTGGATTCAAACACAGCAAACACGCGTCTGTCATTATCTGAAGAGAACCAAAAAGTAACATTCACGGTAGGACAATATTATCCTAGTCACCCCGACAGATGTACTGACAGGCCTCAGGTCCTGAGTAGAGAAAGTCTGACTGGAcgttgttactgggaggtggagaagggagagggaggagtttCAGTAGTAGTAGCATACAAAGACAATAGCACTGTAAATGAAATATTTGGAGATAATGACAAGTCTTGGGCATTAGGTTTTTACAAAAAtcgttatgaattcaaacacaacaaagtccAAACTCCCGTCTCAGGTTATCCGTCCTCCAGAGtaggagtgtacctggatcacagtGCAGGTCTTCTGTCCTTCTACTGCGTCTCTCAAaccatgactctcctccacagagtcaAGACAACATTCACTCAGCCGCTCCACGCTGGTTTATATCTTCATGGTCCCACTGGAAACACTGCTCAGCTGTGTGAGCTTAAGCAGGTGTAGCAGTATGAGTTGAACTCCTAACTACCTGGTGCTCTGTTGACCAATCACTGCCTCAGGGCCCCGTATAAAAACTGCTAgtttcccccttccccctctctTGCCGTCACGGCTACTGGGCCAATATGAGTCACCTGTTTTATTGAGCCATTGTTTTATAGTTGAGGGGTCTGACTCCCTACTTTAATTTGTTGATTTagttgtttctttctttattttctttctattttgttttcaatttaattaaaagttgtacttatattttgtttagttttctttaGTTAGTCTTTTTCTATTTAAACATTGACTTTTCTTGGTTATGTTATTGTGTCAATTataagtgttttgttttgtctcttgCTTTGTATGGCTTCCTGGAACCACTAGTGGTTCTGGccattatattgtatttatattgTGTTCAGTTTCTTTcaatttgtttctttataaTCTGTTATTGATTTTTGATATTCCTTTTGTGGAGTGAACCCctttaattttgtgtgtgtgtgtttcccatttCTCTCCCCATTTTCAGTTGCTGAGAGCCGaaggtggtggtgttggtgtcCGGGTGGTGGTATCTCCTTCCCGGTGTGCTGTGTTTCCCCGTTttcatttgctgtttttttttttttttttgtgtgttcacgGGTGACTTTCCCTGGGATCCCCCTTACCCCCTCGTACCCCCTTCTCCGCCACTGGTAAGCCTCAGCACAAttatttttcccccctttttggtgtgaatgtgttttaaattgattgcgtttaactttattgatttttattgaaataaaactGTATTCTTTTTGTAAGTTGAACCTCGTCTTTGGCTCCTTTGTATACTGGCTTGTGTGacgttaaatatataaataatcttGCAATTGGAAGTAAAATCTTCATTAGTAAGTGATATCATTCTCTGGGTGAAATTCCCAGGGTGGCATTGTCGGTGTTTGGTTTTGTCAGCTCTCGTGCCGCCACACAGGCAAGCCAACTTCTAAGAGCAAGTGAGGTTGGCTCTTTGGTACATTCTGTTTGATTGCAGGTATTGCAAAACAAGCATTATTGAAATGTAAAACACATCACTAATGCAGGATGAGGACTGTCCCAGGAAAAAAGGCCACAAAATAGTTtctacatttgaaaaaaaatatataactttAATACACTGGATACAATTTTATCTTGTATTGcagtaaattattttattaaatatagGACAGAAATATACTTTGCATATTTATAGACAGGTGTGTAGGAGTAGGACGAGTAGttcaaaagttgcaaaaaacCTCCCTCACACTGCAAAAATTAATGTAATAGCTTGACCATCATCAGGCCTGATGATGAGTTTCTGAAGATGGGAGTTTTTTTGCAAATTGTTAAATATAGGGAAATAAATGGTTGAAAGTACTCAGGGTCATTACTGAAGTATCAATATCTTCCCAGAGGAATACTTAAAGTCTTGCTTTCAAATAATTAGTTTATATATTTGCAGATGGATCAAGATAATTTAAGAATTTTGCAACCTTGATGCATTAGGttactgtttgtttattgttgtagttctgactctttgttttttgttacataaacattttgtACCTAAAATATTAAGTATACTCCAGTTAAATGCTCATTTGTGAGGTTTATTAAGTGCAGTActcgagtaaatgtacttaggtaCTTTCCTAATGTTTAAATGTAGAGTGCCAGCATGCTTGTGGTAAAGCAGTTGCGCTTGACTCTAAAATTACTCAATTTAAAAATCCTAATAATCATTGGGTCTGATGTTGCTTCCAAAGTCATTCAGGGTTGTACACTTTGTTTTTACTCTTATACTTATCTAGGCATTTCTTCACTGCACAGAGATCAGCTGTCCATCAAACATATAGTTCTTATTATCTTTGGTTTACGTTGGTACTTTTTTATATTCCTGATGGTCTGAATGCTGTAGGTACTACTGACTTTTCCATGCTCATTAGAGCCTGACCTAGAAATCAGCCAtgttgaaatgtacattataaaTTATGTGAAGAATTTACTAAATAAAATCACAACTTGGTGTGTAAGAggctgtttattttctttcttttgaccCAAAAGACAATTCTGCTGCGTGTAATCTTTCTGaagccatttgtgtgtgtgtgtgtgtgtgtgtgtgtgtgtgctgtcaatCAACCAACCCATTTAACATACTGTTTGTTTCATTCCTTCTAGCATGCAGAAAGGTATTGCAATCCATTAGTTTTATATAACTATCAGAATAAGTATGCACAATGTCTAACAAGGTCACTTAGGTGTgtgtaaacatgtttaattattaaaataatctttctgatacagatatacagtatgacaCAGCAGCAAAACCCACAACGTCTTATTTACATACTTAAATATACACTTATAAAGGATATGATGCAATAGTTACTCTTGTAACACTATAACCAACCTGTAAATGTAAATTAGCATTCGCATACATCGGCCTCAAAACATCAATGTAAGTTTAGAGAAATAACTCTCCTAAATATAGAAATTTAGCAACCATCCATAACGTAATTTACCCTGAAGTTACTTAGTaatattagcctggtcctaccagactctggtacactagcctggtcctaccagactctggtacattagcctggtcctaccagactctggtacattagcctggtcctaccagactctggtccattagcctggtcctaccagactctggtacattagcctggtcctagcAGACTCTGGTACAATAGCCTGgtcttaccagactctggtacattagcctggtcctaccagactctggtccattaacctggtcctaccagactctggtccattagcctggtcctaccagactctggtacactagcctggtcctaccagactctggtccattagcctggtcctaccagactctggtac
It encodes the following:
- the LOC114566022 gene encoding tripartite motif-containing protein 16-like yields the protein MAQKGVSLDRETISCSICLDLLKDPVTTSCGHSYCMDCIQRHWNEEYEKKIYSCPQCRETFTPRPVLLKNTMLSDLVEELKKTGLQAAPADHCYAGAEDVACDVCTGRKLKALKSCLVCLVSYCEKHLQPHYNSSAFEKHKLVEPSKKLHENICSRHDEVMKMFCRTDQQCICYLCPVDEHKGHDTVSAAAERTERQKELEGSRQNIQQRIQDREKDVKLLQQEVEAINRSADKAVEDSKKIFTELIRLLEKRCSDVEQQVRFQQKSEVSRVKEVQEKLEQEITELKREDAEMKKLSDTEDHTQFLQNYSSPTCLSGPIYFPAINPFCLQHFDKVQIAVSDTRDELQNVLNEEWTKVSLAVTEVDGLLSQDPKTRADFLQYSQQITLDSNTANTRLSLSEENQKVTFTVGQYYPSHPDRCTDRPQVLSRESLTGRCYWEVEKGEGGVSVVVAYKDNSTVNEIFGDNDKSWALGFYKNRYEFKHNKVQTPVSGYPSSRVGVYLDHSAGLLSFYCVSQTMTLLHRVKTTFTQPLHAGLYLHGPTGNTAQLCELKQV